Proteins encoded by one window of Mycolicibacterium sp. ND9-15:
- a CDS encoding NAD-dependent epimerase/dehydratase family protein, giving the protein MAGTVLVTGGFGLVGSATVRRLAGLGRTVIVADLDTPANRKAEATLPQGASVRWTDLTDGGQVQRLIADIAPEAIIHLAAVIPPPIYKNPGLARRVNVDATATLVRIAEQQPSPPRFIHASSNAVFGARNPHTTTAALRDDDPMRPCDLYSGTKAEAEAIVRSSKLPWVVLRLGGVLSTDPNAMPLSADALYFESLLPTDGKLHSVDVRDVAWAFAAATTADVVGEILLIAGDDSHRIRQGDVGPALAAARGLPGVLPPGRPGDPDRDDAWFVTDWMDTTRAQEALQFQHYSWPDMQAEAAANAGWTRHLLRLLSPLAPLLREILKRRGAYWNKPGKYADPWAAIRARLGDPSWDHPRELS; this is encoded by the coding sequence ATGGCGGGAACAGTACTGGTGACCGGCGGCTTCGGCCTGGTGGGTTCGGCGACCGTACGCCGGCTGGCCGGACTCGGCCGCACGGTGATCGTGGCCGACCTGGACACCCCGGCGAACCGCAAGGCAGAAGCGACACTGCCGCAAGGCGCATCGGTGCGGTGGACGGACCTCACCGACGGGGGTCAGGTGCAGCGCCTGATCGCCGACATCGCCCCGGAAGCGATCATCCACCTCGCCGCGGTCATTCCACCGCCCATCTACAAGAACCCGGGACTCGCCCGCCGCGTCAACGTCGACGCCACCGCGACGCTGGTGCGCATCGCCGAACAACAGCCGTCGCCGCCCCGCTTCATTCACGCCTCGAGCAACGCGGTCTTTGGTGCGCGCAACCCGCACACCACCACGGCGGCGCTGCGTGACGACGATCCGATGCGGCCGTGCGATCTCTACAGCGGAACGAAGGCGGAGGCCGAAGCGATCGTCCGGTCCTCGAAACTGCCGTGGGTGGTGTTGCGGCTGGGCGGCGTGCTGAGCACCGATCCCAACGCGATGCCGTTGAGCGCCGACGCCTTGTACTTCGAGAGCCTGCTGCCCACCGACGGCAAGTTGCACAGCGTCGACGTCCGTGATGTCGCATGGGCCTTCGCCGCCGCCACCACCGCCGATGTCGTCGGAGAGATCTTGTTGATCGCGGGGGACGACTCGCACCGGATCCGCCAGGGCGACGTGGGGCCGGCGCTGGCAGCGGCGCGCGGCCTGCCCGGTGTGCTGCCGCCCGGCAGGCCGGGCGACCCCGATCGCGACGACGCCTGGTTCGTCACCGATTGGATGGACACCACCCGCGCGCAGGAGGCGCTGCAGTTCCAGCACTACTCATGGCCCGACATGCAAGCCGAGGCCGCGGCCAACGCTGGGTGGACGCGCCACCTGCTGCGACTGCTCAGCCCGCTCGCCCCGCTGCTGCGCGAGATCCTGAAACGGCGCGGCGCGTACTGGAACAAGCCCGGCAAGTATGCAGATCCGTGGGCCGCGATCCGTGCCCGGTTGGGAGACCCGTCGTGGGATCATCCCCGCGAGCTGTCCTGA
- a CDS encoding lysophospholipid acyltransferase family protein, translating to MSSNGEQKPEVAKWDPAFTRGVVNTVGPLIKRYFRAQVRGLEAMPAAGGALVVSNHSGGMFTPDVMIFAPAFYQKFGFDRPVYTLAHYGIFMGPLGDWLRRAGVVEANRENAAKALRDGAVVLVFPGGDYDSYRSTFTENVIDFAGRTGYVRTAIETGVPIVPMVSIGGQETQLFLARGDSIARRLGLKKARMEILPLSFGFPFGLSAIFPPNLPLPAKIVTRVLPPIHVAEQFGAEPDVKEVDAHVRSVMQAALDELATERRFPVLG from the coding sequence ATGAGTAGCAACGGGGAGCAGAAGCCGGAAGTCGCCAAGTGGGACCCCGCGTTCACCCGGGGTGTGGTCAACACGGTCGGCCCACTGATCAAGCGGTACTTCCGCGCCCAGGTGCGCGGCCTGGAGGCCATGCCGGCCGCCGGTGGCGCGCTGGTGGTGTCGAACCACTCCGGTGGCATGTTCACCCCCGATGTGATGATCTTCGCCCCGGCCTTCTACCAGAAGTTCGGCTTCGACCGCCCCGTCTACACGCTCGCTCACTACGGCATCTTCATGGGACCGCTGGGGGACTGGCTGCGCCGCGCCGGGGTCGTCGAGGCGAATCGCGAGAACGCAGCCAAGGCGCTGAGGGACGGTGCTGTCGTGCTGGTGTTCCCCGGCGGGGACTACGACTCCTACCGGTCGACGTTCACCGAAAACGTCATCGACTTCGCCGGTCGCACAGGGTATGTGCGGACCGCGATCGAGACCGGCGTGCCGATCGTTCCGATGGTGTCGATCGGCGGCCAGGAGACCCAGTTGTTCCTCGCGCGTGGCGACTCGATCGCCCGCCGCCTCGGGTTGAAGAAGGCACGCATGGAGATTCTGCCCCTGTCGTTCGGTTTCCCGTTCGGATTGTCGGCGATCTTCCCGCCGAACCTCCCGTTGCCCGCCAAGATCGTCACGCGGGTGTTGCCACCGATCCATGTGGCCGAGCAATTCGGGGCGGAACCCGACGTGAAGGAGGTCGACGCGCACGTGCGCTCGGTGATGCAGGCCGCGCTCGACGAGTTGGCCACGGAACGTCGATTCCCGGTGCTGGGCTGA
- the fadD12 gene encoding acyl-CoA ligase FadD12 has product MADVLGLVQTLWRAGLIAPLRPDKYLRMGAAMRRVGMTATVGFAAAAQRCPDRPGLVDERGTLTWKQLDDRCDAVATGLQNLPGGAPKTVAVMCRNHRGFIEALVASNRVGADVLLLNTSFAGPALAEVVDREGADVVIYDEEFAEIVDRAMAGKPATRILAWTDGPADGLTLDRLIETNLGKRPAAAERKSDVILLTSGTTGTPKGAKRGEGSGGAGDLKAVLDRTPWRAEEAIVIAAPMFHAWGFSQLLFAALLACTIVTRRKFDPEATLDLVDRYEATGLAVVPVMFDRIMDLPEEVLNRYSGKTLRFATASGSRMRPDVVVKFMDRFGDVIYNNYNATEAGMIATATPADLRAAPDTAGTAADGTEIRILDAEFIELPTGETGQIFVRSGTLFNGYTSGKTRDFHEGFMASGDVGYLDDAGRLFVVGRDDEMIVSGGENVYPIEVEKTLAGHPAVKEAAVLGVDDEQYGQRLVAFVVLDDGEETTPEDLKQHIRENLANYKVPRQITVLDELPRGSTGKVVRKDLLDLVD; this is encoded by the coding sequence GTGGCAGACGTTCTCGGACTCGTGCAGACGCTGTGGCGGGCCGGCCTGATCGCACCGCTGCGCCCCGACAAATATTTGCGCATGGGCGCGGCGATGCGCCGGGTGGGGATGACGGCGACGGTCGGCTTCGCCGCGGCCGCGCAGCGGTGTCCGGACCGCCCGGGACTGGTCGACGAGCGCGGCACGCTGACGTGGAAGCAGCTCGACGACCGCTGCGACGCCGTGGCCACCGGGCTGCAGAACCTTCCCGGCGGTGCGCCGAAAACCGTTGCGGTGATGTGTCGCAACCACCGTGGCTTCATCGAGGCCCTGGTGGCTTCGAACCGGGTCGGCGCCGACGTACTGCTGCTCAACACCTCGTTCGCGGGGCCCGCCCTGGCCGAAGTGGTCGATCGGGAAGGCGCTGACGTCGTCATCTACGACGAGGAGTTCGCCGAGATCGTCGACCGGGCGATGGCCGGCAAGCCCGCCACCCGCATCCTGGCCTGGACCGACGGACCCGCCGACGGGCTGACGCTCGATCGACTGATCGAGACCAACCTCGGCAAGCGGCCCGCTGCTGCCGAACGCAAGAGCGACGTCATCCTGCTGACGTCCGGCACCACCGGAACCCCGAAGGGCGCCAAACGCGGCGAGGGCAGCGGTGGCGCAGGCGATCTCAAGGCGGTGCTGGACCGCACGCCATGGCGCGCCGAGGAGGCGATCGTCATCGCCGCGCCGATGTTCCACGCCTGGGGTTTCTCGCAGTTGCTGTTCGCCGCGCTGTTGGCCTGCACCATCGTCACGCGCCGCAAGTTCGACCCCGAGGCGACGCTGGACTTGGTCGACCGGTACGAGGCGACAGGCCTCGCCGTGGTGCCGGTGATGTTCGACCGGATCATGGATCTGCCCGAAGAAGTGTTGAACCGCTACAGCGGCAAGACACTTCGGTTCGCCACGGCATCGGGTTCCCGGATGCGTCCCGATGTGGTGGTCAAGTTCATGGACCGGTTCGGCGATGTCATCTACAACAACTACAACGCGACCGAAGCGGGCATGATCGCCACCGCCACACCGGCCGACCTGCGGGCCGCGCCCGACACGGCTGGAACTGCCGCCGACGGCACCGAGATCCGCATCCTCGACGCGGAGTTCATCGAGCTTCCCACTGGAGAGACCGGGCAGATCTTCGTGCGCAGCGGCACGCTGTTCAACGGCTACACGTCGGGCAAGACAAGAGACTTCCACGAGGGCTTCATGGCGTCGGGGGACGTGGGGTACCTCGATGACGCGGGCCGGTTGTTCGTGGTGGGCCGCGACGACGAGATGATCGTCTCCGGCGGCGAGAACGTCTACCCGATCGAAGTCGAGAAGACGCTGGCCGGGCATCCCGCGGTGAAGGAGGCGGCGGTGCTGGGTGTCGACGACGAGCAGTACGGTCAGCGCCTCGTTGCGTTCGTCGTGCTCGACGATGGAGAGGAGACCACCCCCGAGGACCTCAAGCAGCACATCCGCGAGAACCTGGCGAACTACAAGGTGCCGCGGCAGATCACCGTGCTCGACGAGTTGCCGCGGGGCAGTACCGGCAAGGTGGTGCGCAAGGACCTGCTCGATCTCGTCGACTAA
- a CDS encoding WS/DGAT/MGAT family O-acyltransferase has translation MKRLNGMDAMLLYSETPNLHTHTLKVAIIDATDFDGEFTFDLFCRTIARRLHLLDPLRYRLVDIPWKLHHPMWLEDCPVDLDYHLRRVRVPSPGGRRELDEVIGRIASTPLDRSRPLWEFHFAEGSADNRFALIGKVHHTLADGVASANLLARLMDLADGTQDEREDYETCEAPRRSELLKVAMRDHASNVAALPALARDAVRGFTKVRRRARERTDQPDLAKMFRTPPTFLNHVVSPIRTFATASISLAEVKETARHLEVTFNDIVLATAAGGLRKLLLRYDGRADRPLMASVPVSTDLSPDRITGNEIGGLSVSLPVHIDDPLERVRLTSLATARAKEDYELLGPKLQGRLMEYLPPPLTPPLLRWQSQRAKHNPLMNVAVSSVPGPRRHGHIGGAPVSEIYSIGVLSAGSAFNMTVWSYVDQVDISILSDDRTFDDIHEATDAMVHALDEIRSAAGLPALSVVSTAMAPARAVG, from the coding sequence GTGAAGCGACTCAACGGCATGGACGCCATGCTGCTCTACAGCGAGACGCCCAACCTGCACACGCACACGTTGAAGGTCGCGATCATCGACGCCACCGACTTCGACGGCGAGTTCACTTTCGACCTCTTCTGCCGGACGATCGCCCGAAGGCTGCACCTGCTCGACCCGCTGCGCTACCGCCTGGTCGACATCCCGTGGAAGCTGCACCACCCGATGTGGCTCGAGGATTGCCCGGTCGACCTCGACTACCACCTGCGCCGGGTGCGCGTACCGAGTCCGGGCGGCCGCCGTGAGCTCGACGAGGTGATCGGCCGGATCGCCAGCACGCCGCTCGACCGCAGCCGCCCGCTGTGGGAATTCCACTTCGCCGAGGGATCGGCGGATAACCGTTTCGCGCTCATCGGCAAGGTGCATCACACACTGGCCGACGGTGTCGCCTCGGCGAATCTGCTTGCGCGGCTGATGGATCTGGCGGACGGCACACAAGACGAGCGCGAGGACTACGAAACCTGCGAAGCGCCGCGTCGGTCCGAGCTGTTGAAGGTCGCGATGCGCGACCACGCCTCGAACGTCGCGGCACTGCCCGCACTCGCCCGCGATGCGGTTCGGGGGTTCACCAAGGTGCGCCGCCGCGCCAGGGAGCGAACCGATCAACCGGACCTGGCGAAGATGTTCCGTACGCCACCAACATTTCTCAACCATGTGGTGTCACCGATCCGGACCTTCGCCACGGCGTCGATCTCGCTGGCCGAAGTCAAGGAGACGGCCAGACATCTCGAAGTCACGTTCAACGACATCGTGCTCGCGACGGCGGCCGGCGGCTTGCGGAAACTGCTCCTGCGCTACGACGGACGCGCGGACCGCCCGCTGATGGCATCGGTCCCGGTGAGCACGGACCTGTCACCCGACAGGATCACCGGCAACGAAATCGGCGGTCTGTCAGTGTCTCTTCCTGTGCACATCGACGATCCGCTCGAGCGAGTCCGGCTGACCTCCCTGGCGACCGCGCGCGCGAAGGAGGATTACGAACTGCTCGGCCCGAAGCTGCAGGGCCGGCTGATGGAGTACCTGCCGCCACCGCTGACACCGCCGCTGCTGCGGTGGCAGAGTCAGCGCGCCAAACACAACCCGCTGATGAATGTCGCCGTGTCCAGTGTGCCCGGGCCGCGCCGGCACGGCCACATCGGTGGCGCCCCGGTGAGCGAGATCTACTCGATCGGTGTGCTTTCGGCCGGCAGCGCGTTCAACATGACGGTGTGGAGCTACGTCGACCAGGTGGACATTTCGATCCTGTCCGACGACCGCACGTTCGACGACATTCACGAGGCAACCGACGCGATGGTGCACGCACTCGACGAGATCCGCTCGGCCGCAGGGCTTCCGGCGCTGTCCGTGGTGAGCACCGCGATGGCGCCGGCCAGGGCCGTCGGTTAG
- a CDS encoding NADPH:quinone oxidoreductase family protein codes for MKAIVCREYGDPDDLVLDELPDLTPQPGQVVIRVRAAAVNYPDVLLIAGKYQVKVPPPFSPGSEMAGDVVAVGDGVDCPVGARVAATTFVGAFAEQAVVDARAVSPIPDGIDYADAAAFGVTYRTAYYTLRTVAPVQPDDWVVVLGAAGGVGLAAVDIAKLLGGRVLAAASGSDKLDLCRERGAEAVVDYDREDLRDRIREVTGKAGARVVVDPVGGPYSLPALRGLRRGGTFVTLGYAAGAIPSVPLNLVLLKGITVRGMEIRTFASDYPNEVVRDDEELHALYAEGRLRPYIGARFPLHDAAVALRHVADRKALGKVVIDI; via the coding sequence ATGAAGGCGATCGTGTGCCGGGAGTACGGCGATCCTGACGATCTCGTGCTCGACGAACTGCCCGACCTCACACCACAACCCGGTCAGGTGGTGATCAGGGTTCGGGCCGCTGCGGTCAACTATCCTGACGTCCTGTTGATCGCGGGCAAGTATCAGGTCAAGGTGCCGCCGCCCTTCAGCCCGGGCAGCGAGATGGCCGGCGACGTCGTCGCGGTGGGTGACGGGGTGGATTGCCCTGTGGGCGCTCGAGTGGCTGCGACGACGTTCGTCGGTGCGTTTGCGGAGCAGGCGGTGGTCGACGCGCGTGCGGTGTCGCCGATTCCGGACGGGATCGACTACGCCGACGCCGCCGCGTTCGGCGTCACCTACCGCACTGCGTACTACACGTTGCGGACGGTCGCGCCGGTGCAACCGGATGACTGGGTGGTCGTGCTCGGGGCCGCCGGAGGTGTCGGTCTGGCCGCGGTGGACATCGCGAAACTTCTCGGGGGCAGGGTATTGGCGGCGGCGTCCGGATCGGACAAGCTCGACCTCTGCCGCGAGCGCGGGGCCGAAGCGGTCGTCGACTACGACCGCGAAGATCTGCGTGACCGGATCAGGGAGGTCACCGGCAAGGCCGGCGCACGGGTCGTCGTCGACCCCGTCGGCGGACCGTACTCGCTGCCTGCGCTTCGCGGCCTCAGACGCGGCGGGACCTTCGTCACGCTCGGTTACGCCGCCGGCGCCATCCCGTCCGTTCCCCTCAATCTGGTTCTCCTCAAAGGCATTACAGTTCGCGGCATGGAGATCCGGACCTTCGCGTCCGACTATCCGAATGAGGTCGTACGCGACGACGAGGAACTGCATGCGCTCTATGCCGAGGGCAGGCTCCGTCCCTACATCGGCGCCAGGTTCCCGCTCCACGACGCAGCGGTGGCGTTACGCCACGTCGCCGATCGCAAGGCGCTGGGCAAGGTCGTCATCGACATCTGA
- a CDS encoding phosphotransferase gives MTAVELSLPRGWDEITPGWMTAALAEHFPGATVDGVTVVLRDDGTNRRARLALTYSAGSGPATVFAKAVDPDHAALVALTSGLFHEPRLFSSGVALPLDHPTVYAALIDEPGSNFLMIMEDVVARGADPRDSTRPMTVEQVANGVRGLARMHSQFWGERLTANSALDWLEPFVAFEGLEYAPLHIAHERLGDSVSSEILELSGTELFVDIWARYIGTLTTSAQTLLHGDPHIGNTYVLPDDDVGFLDWQMARHGNWSLDLGYFLQGALTIEDRRRAERDLLDEYRSALALPSSELPSAEDVWLRYRASVAHGLAIWMATLSGGDAWQGADICLALAQRYSAAFIDLDSRAALAALT, from the coding sequence GTGACCGCTGTCGAGCTGTCGCTGCCACGCGGTTGGGACGAGATCACACCGGGCTGGATGACGGCGGCGCTCGCGGAGCACTTCCCGGGCGCCACCGTCGACGGTGTCACCGTCGTACTGCGCGACGACGGCACCAACCGCCGGGCGCGACTGGCGCTGACGTACTCGGCGGGCTCGGGGCCGGCGACGGTGTTCGCCAAGGCCGTCGACCCCGACCACGCCGCGCTGGTCGCACTCACCAGCGGTCTGTTCCACGAACCGCGGCTGTTCAGTTCCGGTGTGGCGCTGCCACTTGACCATCCGACCGTCTACGCGGCGCTGATCGACGAGCCGGGCTCGAACTTCCTGATGATCATGGAGGACGTCGTCGCCCGCGGCGCCGACCCGCGCGACTCCACCCGGCCGATGACGGTCGAGCAAGTTGCCAACGGCGTCCGGGGCCTGGCACGGATGCACAGCCAGTTCTGGGGTGAGCGGCTGACCGCGAACTCCGCGCTGGACTGGCTCGAACCATTCGTCGCATTCGAAGGGCTCGAATACGCCCCGTTGCACATCGCCCATGAGCGACTGGGCGACTCGGTCTCCTCGGAGATCCTCGAATTGAGCGGCACAGAGCTGTTCGTCGACATCTGGGCCCGCTACATAGGCACTCTCACCACCAGCGCGCAGACCCTGCTTCACGGAGACCCGCATATCGGCAACACCTACGTCCTCCCCGACGACGACGTGGGGTTCCTGGACTGGCAGATGGCGCGACACGGCAACTGGTCCCTGGATCTCGGCTACTTCCTGCAAGGGGCGCTGACGATCGAGGACCGTCGGCGTGCCGAACGCGATCTGCTCGACGAGTACCGCAGCGCGCTGGCTCTGCCGTCCTCGGAACTTCCGTCGGCAGAAGATGTTTGGCTGCGGTACCGCGCATCGGTCGCACACGGCCTCGCGATCTGGATGGCCACTTTGTCCGGCGGTGACGCCTGGCAGGGTGCGGACATCTGCCTGGCGTTGGCGCAACGGTATTCGGCGGCGTTCATCGACCTCGACTCCCGCGCTGCGCTGGCGGCACTGACGTAG
- a CDS encoding mycofactocin-coupled SDR family oxidoreductase — MTGRVEGKVAFITGAARGQGRAHAVRLAAEGADIIAVDICKKVDTVDLIAPSTPEDLAETADLVKGHNRRIYTAEVDVRDFDALKAAVDTGVEQLGRLDIIVANAGIGNGGQTLDKTSETDWTAMIDVNLGGVWKTVKAGVPHILSGGRGGSIILTSSVGGLKAYPHTGHYVAAKHGVVGLMRTFAVELGAQNIRVNSVHPTNVNTPLFMNEGTMKLFRPDLENPGPDDMKVVAQLMHTLPIGWVEPEDIANAVLFLASDESRYITGVTLPVDGGSCLK; from the coding sequence ATGACTGGACGTGTTGAAGGCAAGGTCGCATTCATCACCGGTGCCGCTCGCGGCCAGGGCCGCGCGCACGCGGTGCGACTGGCGGCCGAAGGCGCCGACATCATCGCCGTCGACATCTGCAAGAAGGTCGACACGGTCGACCTGATCGCGCCGTCGACGCCCGAGGATCTGGCCGAGACGGCGGACCTGGTCAAGGGCCACAACCGCCGCATCTACACCGCCGAGGTCGACGTCCGCGACTTCGACGCACTCAAGGCGGCGGTGGACACCGGCGTCGAGCAGTTGGGCCGCCTCGACATCATCGTCGCCAACGCCGGCATCGGCAACGGCGGCCAGACCCTGGACAAGACCAGCGAAACCGACTGGACCGCCATGATCGACGTGAACCTCGGCGGGGTCTGGAAGACCGTCAAGGCGGGCGTGCCGCACATCCTCAGCGGCGGTCGCGGCGGGTCAATCATCCTCACCAGCTCGGTAGGCGGTTTGAAGGCGTACCCGCATACCGGCCATTACGTCGCCGCCAAACACGGTGTGGTTGGCCTGATGCGGACGTTCGCGGTCGAACTCGGCGCGCAGAACATCCGGGTCAACTCGGTGCACCCGACCAACGTCAACACCCCGCTCTTCATGAACGAGGGCACGATGAAGCTGTTCCGCCCTGATCTGGAAAACCCGGGTCCCGACGACATGAAGGTCGTGGCACAGTTGATGCACACGTTGCCGATCGGCTGGGTGGAGCCCGAGGACATCGCCAACGCCGTGCTTTTCCTGGCATCCGACGAGAGCCGCTATATCACCGGCGTCACGCTGCCTGTCGACGGCGGCAGCTGCCTCAAGTAG
- a CDS encoding cytochrome P450, which produces MNPYAVFARLREEAPLYYNTKHDFYALSRFDDVNKAVIDHQTFISGRGALLEIIKSGMEIPPGTLIFEDPPIHNIHRNLLSRVFTPRKVQALEPQIREFTARCLDPLIGSDRFDFVNDLGEQMPMRVIGMLLGIPEKDQRRVTDHGEATLQSKEVDLLATGEVFAEFIDYRTDHPSDDIMTDLLNAEFEDETGTIRKLRREELLMYLTVIATAGSETTTRLIGWAGKTLADYPDQRAQLAADPGLIPQAIEEILRWEPPALQIARYVTRDVEYYGQTVPEGSAMLMLVGAANRDHRRFPPDGDVFDIHREAHSHMTFGAGTHFCMGNALARLEGRIALEEILKRFPTWEVDWPNAKPSPTTAVRGWESMPTFIPGDF; this is translated from the coding sequence ATGAACCCATACGCCGTCTTCGCACGGTTGCGCGAAGAGGCCCCGCTGTACTACAACACCAAGCACGACTTCTACGCGTTGAGCCGCTTCGACGACGTCAACAAGGCGGTGATCGACCACCAGACGTTCATCTCGGGTCGTGGGGCGTTGCTCGAAATCATCAAGTCCGGGATGGAGATCCCGCCCGGCACATTGATTTTCGAGGATCCGCCGATCCACAACATTCACCGCAATCTGTTGTCGCGCGTGTTCACTCCTCGCAAGGTTCAGGCGCTGGAACCGCAGATCCGCGAGTTCACCGCGCGCTGTCTGGATCCGTTGATCGGCTCGGACCGGTTCGACTTCGTCAACGATCTCGGCGAGCAGATGCCGATGCGTGTCATCGGAATGCTGCTAGGTATTCCGGAGAAGGATCAGCGTCGCGTCACCGATCACGGTGAAGCCACATTGCAGAGCAAGGAAGTCGACCTGCTGGCCACCGGTGAGGTGTTCGCCGAGTTCATCGACTACCGCACCGACCACCCGTCCGACGACATCATGACCGACCTGCTGAACGCCGAGTTCGAGGACGAGACCGGCACCATACGCAAGCTGCGGCGCGAGGAACTGCTGATGTACCTGACGGTCATCGCCACGGCGGGCAGCGAGACCACGACGCGTTTGATCGGTTGGGCCGGAAAGACACTCGCCGATTACCCGGATCAGCGGGCCCAACTGGCAGCCGACCCCGGCTTGATACCCCAGGCGATCGAGGAGATCCTGCGCTGGGAGCCACCGGCCCTGCAGATCGCCCGCTATGTGACCCGTGACGTCGAATACTACGGCCAGACGGTACCCGAGGGATCGGCGATGCTGATGCTCGTCGGCGCCGCGAACCGCGACCACCGCCGCTTCCCGCCGGACGGCGACGTCTTCGACATCCACCGGGAGGCGCACTCGCACATGACGTTCGGTGCGGGAACCCACTTCTGCATGGGTAACGCGCTGGCACGTCTGGAGGGCCGCATCGCGCTTGAGGAAATCCTCAAGAGGTTCCCGACGTGGGAAGTCGACTGGCCGAACGCCAAGCCGTCCCCGACGACCGCGGTTCGCGGCTGGGAATCCATGCCCACCTTCATTCCTGGAGACTTCTGA
- a CDS encoding TetR/AcrR family transcriptional regulator, which translates to MARRSPVQSVHVLPTRPASEPPVTSPSEEPAWKQRAVERSIKTAKLRAAQRVQRFLDAAQAIIIEKGSTDFTVQEVVDRSRQSLRSFYLQFDGKHELLLALFEDALSRSADQIRAATTTADEPIERLQVAVQLLFESSRPDPTAKRPLFTDFAPRLLLSHPAEVKVAHAPLLALLTELMEEAGAAGQLREGINPKRMAAMTMQTVMFVAQSNGAEDGTTHPITADEVWDFVSHGFAAS; encoded by the coding sequence ATGGCGAGGCGTTCTCCGGTACAGTCAGTTCATGTTCTCCCCACCCGGCCGGCGTCTGAGCCGCCGGTGACGAGCCCCAGCGAAGAGCCTGCCTGGAAGCAGCGCGCGGTTGAACGGTCGATAAAAACCGCGAAGCTCCGGGCCGCGCAGCGGGTGCAACGGTTTCTCGACGCCGCGCAGGCGATCATCATCGAAAAGGGCAGCACGGACTTCACCGTCCAGGAGGTCGTCGACCGCTCGCGGCAGTCGCTGCGCAGCTTTTACCTGCAGTTCGACGGTAAGCACGAACTGCTGCTGGCGCTCTTCGAGGACGCGCTGAGCCGGTCGGCCGACCAGATCCGGGCGGCCACCACCACCGCCGACGAGCCGATCGAGCGACTCCAAGTCGCGGTCCAGTTGCTGTTCGAATCCTCCCGCCCGGACCCCACTGCGAAGCGGCCGCTGTTCACCGACTTCGCTCCCCGACTTCTGCTCTCGCACCCCGCCGAGGTCAAGGTCGCCCACGCACCGCTGCTGGCGCTGCTCACCGAGCTGATGGAGGAGGCAGGCGCGGCGGGCCAACTGCGGGAGGGCATCAACCCGAAGCGGATGGCGGCGATGACCATGCAGACCGTCATGTTCGTCGCGCAGTCCAACGGCGCCGAAGACGGCACCACCCATCCGATCACAGCCGACGAAGTCTGGGACTTCGTCTCGCACGGATTCGCCGCCAGCTAA
- a CDS encoding enoyl-CoA hydratase — MYIEYEVADRIATITLNRPEAANAQNPELLDELDAAWTRAAEDAEVSVIVLRANGKHFSAGHDLRGGGPVPDKITLDFIVQHEAKRYLEYTLRWRNVPKPSIAAVQGRCISGGLLLCWPCDLIIAADDAQFSDPVVLMGIGGVEYHGHTWELGPRKAKEILFTGRAMTAEEVAGTGMVNKVVPRDQLDSETRALAEQIAKMPPFALRQAKRAVNQTLDVQGFYAAIQSVFDIHQTGHGNALSVSGWPVLVNLDEMKASIK; from the coding sequence ATGTACATCGAGTACGAGGTCGCCGACCGCATCGCGACCATCACCCTGAACCGGCCTGAAGCCGCCAACGCGCAGAACCCCGAGCTGCTCGACGAACTCGACGCCGCATGGACCCGCGCGGCCGAGGACGCGGAGGTTTCGGTGATCGTGTTGCGCGCCAACGGGAAGCACTTCTCGGCCGGTCACGACCTGCGCGGCGGGGGACCCGTGCCGGACAAGATCACGCTCGACTTCATCGTCCAGCACGAGGCCAAGCGCTATCTGGAGTACACGCTGCGCTGGCGCAATGTGCCCAAGCCGTCGATCGCCGCGGTTCAGGGTCGCTGCATCTCCGGTGGGCTGCTGTTGTGCTGGCCGTGCGATCTGATCATCGCGGCCGACGACGCTCAGTTCTCCGACCCGGTGGTGTTGATGGGAATCGGCGGAGTCGAATACCACGGCCACACCTGGGAACTCGGACCGCGCAAGGCCAAGGAGATTCTGTTCACCGGTAGGGCGATGACGGCCGAGGAGGTGGCCGGCACCGGCATGGTGAACAAGGTGGTGCCCCGCGATCAGCTGGATTCGGAGACCAGGGCGCTGGCCGAACAGATCGCGAAGATGCCGCCGTTCGCGCTGCGCCAGGCCAAGCGCGCGGTGAACCAGACGCTGGACGTGCAGGGTTTCTACGCCGCCATTCAGTCGGTGTTCGATATCCATCAGACTGGCCACGGCAACGCGCTGAGCGTGAGCGGATGGCCGGTGCTGGTGAACCTCGACGAAATGAAAGCCAGCATCAAGTAG